The nucleotide window ATCTGCATCGAAGATGTAATTATATCCTTGTTCGATATTCGCCATGATTATTTGCAGGACACGTTCTGCACCAACATTTGGTCTGTATCCACATGACCATTTGTGAAAGATATCCCTTTCGAATTTCGGCTGAAGTACATTTACTATTGCCTGTTGGACAATTCTATCTTCAATATTCGGAATGCCTAAGGGTCGCTTTTTGCCATTTTTCTTAGGAATATAATGTCTTCTTACTGGTGACGGCTTATACTCTTTATTTCTCAGTCTCTGTAGAAGCGAGTCCAGATTTTCATCTAAGTGATATCTATAGCTGTCAATTGTTTCGCCATCAATACCACCTGACCCGTTGTTGGCTTCTACCTTTTCCCAAGCAGCTTTTAGCCTTCTGTCGAAAAGTATTTGTCCATAAATACTATGCCATTTGAATTTTAACGTATGATTCATTACATATTCCGCACCCTTCATTGTGTACATTCAGTTCGTTTATACCGAGGTATCGTTTTCTGTTAACATTACACATCTTTACAGATGTGGAGCCACAAGGTCGTTCCCCTTCCGTTCATGCATGGTTTAGTCCATACACTACTTCCGTACTATGAGAACGTCTGACTTCTCCATTCACATCTAGCATTTCGGATTACCCTTATAGGTAGATGTCCCTTTGGGTTGGAATGGAGACCTCACGGGGTCATCGCACCTTCCTTCTAAACATACCCAGCACCATCACTTGATAAATTGCCTCTATCCGGCTGATTCATTGGTATAGAGACCACTAATGTTATAGTGGGCTTCCCATTATATTCGCATAGTCGCCAACTTACCCTGCCGCCGTGCTTCACACTTATTGCATTTGGGTCTGCTTATCCGACTGCGGGTCTCTCGATTGTCCGCATCTCCTTCAGACATCACCTCACGGTGATGCCCTAGATTAGTCTTCACTAGTTGTATCAGCACTCTAGTGGAAGGATTTTCACCTTCGGGAAAACGAGTCTTCTAGGATTCGGGAGCCGTGTTTATCGCAATAACGTACTCCAACCTTTAACAACTCATTCAGTGCAGTTCTACTGCACAAGGTACGACTGCCTGTCGCACAAATAAAAACGAGGGAAAATCCCTCGTTTTAAGCAATCTTTGTGGGTAATAATATATTGAAGGTTGTTCCTTTATTTGGCTCACTTTCAACAAATACTTTCCCATTATGACTTTCAATAATTTTAAAACTAACCATTAATCCCAGACCATTTCCATTACGCTTCGTAGTGTAAAACGGTTCACCTAGCTTCTGCAATTTATCTTTCGGGATCCCGACACCTGAGTCCTGAATTGAAATCTGCACATTGTTATCCTGTATCGCCGTTTTCACAAGTAAGTCTCCGCCATTTGGCATCGCTTCGATTCCGTTTTTAATAAAGTTTAGGAAAACTTGCTTTAATCTGTTCTCATCACATTCAATTTGAATAATTTCGTGATTACAATTAAAGGATAAGCGGACATTCTTCTTTCTTGCTTCAAATTCAAGCAGTGACACCACGTTTCTTATCACCGGAACAACATTCTTTTCCTCTAATTCAACTGCCTTTGGTTTCGCTAACACCATAAAATCCTCAACAATCGTATTAACCCGGTCAATTTCATCAAGAATGATATTTAAAAACTCCATCCGTTCTGGATCTTTTTCATCTAACTGTAAAAATTCGGTATACCCTTTCATCGATGTAAGCGGATTGCGTATTTCATGAGCGACCCCCGCAGCCAATTGACCCACGGCAGCAAGCTTATCTTGGCGATGGAGTACCTCTTCAGTTTTCTTCCGTTCTGTAATATCATTTCGAATGGCAAGATACTGGTATGGTTTGGCCTGATCATTTAAAAATGGAACGATCGTCGTATCTACCCAATAATAGGTTCCATCTTTGGCCTTATTCCTAATTTCCCCTTTCCAAACATTCCCCTCACCGATTGTTTTCCAAAGGTTCTTGAAAAAGTCCTTCGGGTGATAGCCTGAATTTAGGATTCTATGGTCCATACCAATGATTTCTTCGCGGCTGTATTTTGAAATTTCACAGAATTTTTCATTTACGCTGGTAATTTTCCCTCTGGCATCCGTAAATGCAACAATCGACGATTGATCAAGAGCAAATTTGATATCAACATTTTCTTTGATGGTTTCTCTTAGATTTTCTTCAGCTTTTTTTCGCTTAGAGATATCCGAGCGAATAGCAATATATTGGACGGGTTTACCTTTTTTATTTAAAAAAGGGACAATCGTAGTATCCACCCAATAAAAGGAACCGTCCTTCGCTTTATTACGGATTTCCCCGCGCCAAATCTGACCAGCCTGGATCGTTTTCCATAACTGTTGAAAGAATTCCTTTGGATGATACCCTGAGTTTAATATCCTGTGGTTTTTGCCAATAATCTCTTCTTTTTGATACTTGGATATCTCCTCAAATTTATCATTTACAAAGGAAATGTTCCCATACCGGTCAGTAATTGCTACAATAGTCGATGCATCCAGTGCAGCCTTTATATCCTTTAGATTGGTATCGGTTGCAGCTAATTGTTTACTAATCAACATACTCGAAATAATGAGGCCGCCAGTGATTAAGACTGAAACAAATAACACCAAAAAGATAAAGAAGGGGCTATCTGTGTTTGAGCTCTGTACCACCTCACTTGTGGTAGTTGCTGCCCGTTTTAATAGGAAATGGCCTTCAGTAATAGCCCCAGATATAATCAGCGCACTGACCGGTTTTAACCAAGACTGATGACCTTGTGAATAACTTGACGAAAAAAGGATCCATAAAGAAAATAAAAATGAGCCAAAAATGACAAATCCCGAAAAAAGCAGCAGCAATACGTTATACTTAATGCTTACGTCCATAGCATATAAACCGATTACTTGAATCGCTATGACGGCTAAGGTTAAAAATGAACTGCCAATAAGTAAATGCGGCAATCTAATCGTTTTTCCAAAAAGGGCCAAAAACGCCATACCGGTAAACGCAATACCGATAAAAATTGATAGAATCGTCAGTGGAATATGATAGCTGGCAAGCCGATTTGTATCTGCAGAAATGAGTGCCATAAAATTCATGACCCAAATTCCAATTCCCATGGATAATGAACCGCCAAGGAACAGAAGTCGTTTATTTTGGTTGGAAGACCTTATTAAAGTAAACATATCTAATGATGTATATGACGCCATAAT belongs to Neobacillus sp. OS1-2 and includes:
- a CDS encoding PAS domain S-box protein — translated: MNALLGTFHPYFIVIAIGLTIMASYTSLDMFTLIRSSNQNKRLLFLGGSLSMGIGIWVMNFMALISADTNRLASYHIPLTILSIFIGIAFTGMAFLALFGKTIRLPHLLIGSSFLTLAVIAIQVIGLYAMDVSIKYNVLLLLFSGFVIFGSFLFSLWILFSSSYSQGHQSWLKPVSALIISGAITEGHFLLKRAATTTSEVVQSSNTDSPFFIFLVLFVSVLITGGLIISSMLISKQLAATDTNLKDIKAALDASTIVAITDRYGNISFVNDKFEEISKYQKEEIIGKNHRILNSGYHPKEFFQQLWKTIQAGQIWRGEIRNKAKDGSFYWVDTTIVPFLNKKGKPVQYIAIRSDISKRKKAEENLRETIKENVDIKFALDQSSIVAFTDARGKITSVNEKFCEISKYSREEIIGMDHRILNSGYHPKDFFKNLWKTIGEGNVWKGEIRNKAKDGTYYWVDTTIVPFLNDQAKPYQYLAIRNDITERKKTEEVLHRQDKLAAVGQLAAGVAHEIRNPLTSMKGYTEFLQLDEKDPERMEFLNIILDEIDRVNTIVEDFMVLAKPKAVELEEKNVVPVIRNVVSLLEFEARKKNVRLSFNCNHEIIQIECDENRLKQVFLNFIKNGIEAMPNGGDLLVKTAIQDNNVQISIQDSGVGIPKDKLQKLGEPFYTTKRNGNGLGLMVSFKIIESHNGKVFVESEPNKGTTFNILLPTKIA